A single region of the Triplophysa dalaica isolate WHDGS20190420 chromosome 15, ASM1584641v1, whole genome shotgun sequence genome encodes:
- the LOC130437051 gene encoding protein TUNAR-like — protein MSDVKFILMLCKTCVKGKPQTSPKKMVNSAVSEEETRIQDKESKEESILAMLGIIGTILNLIVIIFVYIYTTL, from the exons ATGTCCGATGTTAAGTTCATCCTGATGCTGTGCAAG ACTTGTGTGAAAGGAAAACCGCAGACTTCTCCGAAGAAAATGGTAAACAGTGCTGTGAGTGAGGAGGAAACGAGAATTCAAGACAAGGAAAGTAAAGAGGAATCCATTCTGGCCATGCTGGGGATTATCGGGACTATCCTCAATCTAATCGTCATCATCTTTGTGTACATCTACACAACCCTGTAA